The Pseudomonadota bacterium genome includes a window with the following:
- a CDS encoding FCD domain-containing protein, which produces MVAKLNVRETSQRKAEEIVAFVRARIDEGEWLPGSRIPTEKALIEQFSAARNTVRKALASLESSGVIERHVGRGTFVRAASEPLPVAVGPRVDLADVSPAEVNEIRVVLEPSVAELVVARATQSEIAHARECYEKTLESSSLEEYEHWDAELHAVIIRAARNSVLGRIYGVINDVRQQPEWHEIKRRSLTDGRRELYNQHHLAIVTALSQRDAQALRRALREHLLAVSSNMLHPAL; this is translated from the coding sequence GTGGTAGCGAAACTCAACGTGCGCGAGACGTCGCAGCGCAAGGCCGAAGAAATCGTCGCGTTCGTGCGCGCCCGCATCGACGAGGGCGAGTGGTTACCGGGCAGTCGCATCCCCACCGAGAAGGCGCTCATCGAGCAGTTCTCGGCGGCGCGCAATACGGTGCGAAAGGCCTTGGCCTCGCTCGAGTCCTCAGGCGTCATCGAGCGCCACGTCGGTCGCGGCACCTTCGTGCGCGCCGCGTCCGAGCCATTGCCGGTAGCGGTGGGCCCGCGGGTCGACCTGGCCGATGTCAGCCCCGCCGAGGTCAACGAGATTCGCGTCGTCCTGGAGCCGTCGGTGGCGGAGCTGGTGGTGGCCCGGGCGACCCAATCGGAGATCGCTCATGCGCGGGAATGCTACGAGAAAACCCTGGAATCCAGCAGCCTCGAGGAATACGAGCATTGGGACGCGGAACTCCATGCGGTGATCATTCGAGCCGCCCGTAACAGCGTGTTGGGGCGTATCTACGGAGTTATCAACGACGTTCGTCAGCAGCCTGAATGGCATGAGATCAAGCGCCGCTCCCTCACCGACGGCAGGCGCGAGCTCTACAACCAGCATCACCTGGCGATCGTCACAGCCCTGAGCCAGCGCGACGCCCAGGCCCTGCGCCGCGCCCTGCGCGAACACCTGCTCGCCGTGAGCAGCAACATGCTGCACCCCGCTCTCTAG
- a CDS encoding fumarylacetoacetate hydrolase family protein, with amino-acid sequence MRLARVEFDGSCWIADADPEAQTLTLLERESSPNGPDLAVALIAGELDTKALAQAGTPVPFSQVRFLPPVRRPSKNVICVGKNYRAHAEEFTRSGYDSSAAPGGDSVPSAVIIFSKAACSLTGAHDDVPVPWQITSEVDYEAELGVVIGKSGRHIEAEDAYAHVWGYTVINDVTARDLQAKHRQWLLGKSIDGFCPIGPWIVSADQVAPENLQVSCWVNGERRQHASTEHLIFDIPSIIATVSASMTLEPGDIIATGTPAGVGIGFDPPRFLSTGDVVKVSISDIGTLENRIV; translated from the coding sequence GTGCGACTGGCGAGGGTTGAGTTCGATGGGAGTTGCTGGATCGCAGATGCCGATCCGGAGGCGCAGACGCTGACCCTGCTCGAGCGAGAGTCATCGCCGAACGGTCCTGACCTGGCCGTGGCGCTGATCGCGGGCGAGCTCGATACGAAGGCCCTGGCCCAGGCGGGCACGCCGGTGCCCTTCTCCCAGGTGCGCTTCCTGCCCCCGGTTCGCCGGCCCAGCAAGAACGTCATCTGCGTGGGCAAGAACTATCGGGCCCACGCCGAGGAATTCACCCGCAGCGGCTACGACTCCTCCGCCGCGCCCGGCGGCGACAGCGTGCCCAGCGCCGTGATCATCTTCAGCAAGGCGGCGTGCAGCCTCACAGGGGCCCACGACGATGTGCCCGTGCCCTGGCAGATCACCTCCGAGGTGGACTACGAAGCGGAACTCGGCGTGGTGATCGGCAAGTCCGGCCGCCACATCGAAGCCGAGGACGCCTACGCCCACGTCTGGGGCTACACCGTGATCAACGACGTGACCGCACGAGACCTGCAGGCCAAGCATCGCCAGTGGCTGCTCGGTAAGTCCATCGACGGCTTCTGCCCGATCGGCCCGTGGATTGTCTCCGCCGATCAGGTAGCGCCGGAGAATCTGCAGGTGAGCTGCTGGGTCAACGGTGAGCGTCGCCAGCACGCCAGCACGGAACACCTGATTTTCGACATCCCGTCGATCATCGCCACGGTCTCCGCAAGCATGACCTTGGAGCCCGGCGACATCATCGCCACGGGCACACCCGCCGGCGTCGGGATCGGCTTCGACCCGCCGCGTTTCCTGAGCACGGGAGACGTGGTGAAGGTCTCCATCAGCGACATCGGCACCTTGGAAAACCGCATCGTCTAG